A region of Mauremys reevesii isolate NIE-2019 unplaced genomic scaffold, ASM1616193v1 Contig16, whole genome shotgun sequence DNA encodes the following proteins:
- the LOC120393185 gene encoding uncharacterized protein LOC120393185, with amino-acid sequence METLVPGQMPRAGLLLLPLLLCFGPETAGSIDPAALKAIVDHVHKYRPVTRPAPTHQYAVAISLPQSMCKGISPSELEEHLPMAELQAMKSKLETDLLYEGPHVVAAAKPDKRDESGTQYLHSEWLMFQLDQNGVSPVSRLLDKSRDQTKCQETRAFEESYGNNRYPRSFPNNPCGWNRCFIFFTYYSPCLGTCLSLNSDHRIQDLMDGIFSALDRDYRALAFKEVFKKDRSQGKQLVWNSWQTLCKVPLYQCDDQGCQSCEEKDVNKNSCLTAVKNPATKAPKIAHG; translated from the exons AGACCGCCGGGAGCATTGACCCGGCCGCACTCAAAGCCATCGTGGATCACGTGCACAA gtatcGCCCTGTCACCCGTCCCGCCCCCACTCATCAGTATGCAGTGGCCATCTCCTTGCCGCAGTCCATGTGCAAGGGCATCAGCCCGAGTGAGCTGGAGGAGCACCTGCCCATGGCCGAGCTCCAGGCGATGAAATCCAAGCTAGAGACGGACCTTCTGTATGAGGGGCCTCATGTCGTCGCCGCCGCCAAACCTGACAAACGTGACGAAAGTGGCACACAATACCTGCACTCTGAGTGGCTGATGTTCCAGCTGGACCAGAACGGGGTGAGCCCCGTCTCCCGCCTCCTGGACAAGTCCCGGGACCAGACCAAGTGCCAGGAGACCCGCGCCTTTGAAGAATCATATGGCAACAACCGCTATCCCAGGTCATTTCCGAACAACCCGTGCGGCTGGAACCGCTGCTTCATCTTCTTCACCTATTACTCCCCCTGCCTGGGCACCTGCCTCAGCCTGAACAGCGACCACCGCATTCAGGACCTCATGGACGGGATCTTCAGCGCCCTAGACAGGGACTACCGTGCCTTGGCCTTCAAGGAGGTTTTCAAAAAAGACAGAAGTCAGGGGAAGCAGCTTGTATGGAACTCATGGCAAACACTCTGTAAAGTGCCCCTGTACCAATGCGATGACcagggctgccagagctgcgAGGAGAAGGACGTCAACAAGAACTCCTGCCTAACAGCAGTGAAAAACCCAGCCACAAAAGCCCCGAAGATAGCCCATGGGTGA